Within the Candidatus Aminicenantes bacterium genome, the region ATGGCACTCGGCGATCGCCTGGGGAACCTCGGGCCGCGGCGGGTCGATCATGGCCGTCAGCGCCAGGAAAGTGAGCGATTTTTCCACCGATTCATTGCTGTAGCAGGACATTCCCGACAACTCGGGGTCTTCGCGATAGGCGATGGCCAGCACCCGGAATCCATCCCTGGCCAGAACATCGTTCTGCCGGGTGATCGTTTGGCGCACCTCCGCAGTCATTTCCCTTTTTTCGCCGTCGATCAAAATGGAGTTGCAGTGCGCGAGGGTCTCCAGCGGGGCTCCCTTGCTGAAAGCGACCTTGCCGCCATCCTCGCTCTGGTTGATGGTGGACATCCGCTTGCGGACCGATTCGAAGGGGAGGTGCCCGACGCGCTGATATTCCCTGGCCAGGGCGTCGATATCGATTCCTGCCTTTTTGGCCAATACGATAAGCGACCCTTCGGTGGGGTCGCCCATGATCCGCCAGAAATGGGTATCGGCATCGGGGGGGAGGAGGTGGGCGGTGTTGCAAAGTACGGTTGAGGCGAAGAACATCCGGCCGGCGGGGTCCTGCCAAAGAATCGCCGGGTCAATGGTTTTTCCGCTCTCGTCGAAGAATTCCCCCTTGGGCTCATAGGAAGCGCCGCTGACGTTGATCATCCTCTGGTTGATGAATATTTTGCTGACGCTGATCTGGTTGGTAGTCAGGGTCCCGGTCTTGTCGGTGCAGATGACGTTGGTTGAGCCGAGGGTTTCCACCGAGGAAAGCTGTTTGACCAGAACGTTGCGCTTGGCCATCCGCTGCACGCCCATGGCCAGGGCCAGCGATAAAGTAGGCAGCAAGCCTTCGGGAATGTTGGCCACGGTGATGCCGATAGTGAAGATGAAAGCGCCGATAAAAGACAAGCCTCCGACCATTTTCCCCAAAAAGAAGAAGGTGATGCCCAGGCCGACCGAGATACTGGTGATGATGTTGACGACCTTCTGCATCTCTTTTTGCAGCGGGCTCAATTCTTTTTTGACCGATTGGGTCAACCTGGCGATCTTGCCGATCTCCGTATTCATCCCCGTGCCGATGACGACGGCCCTGCCGCTGCCGGCGCTGACCGAAGTCCCCGCAAAGATCACGTTCGGCATTTCGGTCCACAAAAGGACATCTCCGTCCTCGATCGGTTCCGACATTTTATAAATGGGCCTGGATTCCCCGGTCAGGGACGAATTGTTGACCTGCATCTCGTAGGCTTCGATCAAGCGGGCATCCACCGGGATGGCGTCCCCTTCCTCGAGGAAAACGATGTCGCCGGGCACCAGTTCGGAAGCGACAATCTCGATTTTCCGGCCGTCGCGCAGGATGGTGGATTTTTGCGGCAGCAACTTGCGCAGGGCCTCGATGGCCTTTTCCGCCTGGTATTCCTGCCAGAAGGAAAATACGGCATTGACCAGGATGACGCAGAAGATCGCCCAGCCCAATTGTGGCATGTCCACGCCGGGGATGAAGCACAGGCCGCCGCCGATCCAGAGGAGGATGGCAAAAATGGAAACAAAGTTCTTCAGGAGCTTGATGTAGGCGGGGGTCTGCTTGATCTTTTTCAGGATATTGGGGCCATAGGCCGCCAGGCGCTTCTGGGCCTCCTCCTGCTTCAACCCATTCTCCGATGTTTGGAGCTCCTCAAAAATACTGGCCTTTCCCAGGTTGATGAACCCGTACTTTTCCTTGTCCTCGCTGCCAGCCAGAATTTCATAAACCTCATCGGGAGAATCGGCGTTCCCCAGCTGGGTCCGGAGTGGAATGGCGATGCCGTTTCCCAGCCCTGTGGAAGAAACCTTTTCTCTTTCCATGAGTTGATGGATGATCCGCTTCTGGGTGATCTTTCCCTTGCCGTTCAGGGAAAGTGTCGGCGGAACCATGCGGGAAAAAAGATCGGTTGTATCTTTTACTCTGGCAAAACAAAAAATCTTTTCCGGGTCAAGAAGCTTGTAAATTTTCATCAAAACCTCACCCTTCCTTCTTTTGGTTTTTGAGGAGGATAAACGAAAATTTGGCTACAAAAGCAGTATTTATTATAGCATATTTGCCTGAAAATGAACAATGGTGTGGCCTTGATCGCTGGAGTTGCCGGTTATTTTTTTTCGGGCTAGTACAAGTAAATAGGAAGAATATGAAAAATTAACTGTGAAGCAGGAAAAACAAAGCTCTGGATCGAGATCCGCGAGAAGCTGAAAGAAATTGACATCACTCGCCTGACGCCGCTGGAAGCGCCGAACATCCTGCAGTTCCTTAAAAGCAAGAGCGACAAATTCCAGTAGCTGCCCCGGTTCTCATCAATTTATGGTTTCGGTAAACCGTTCGCCTCGCTCTATTGTAATCTCGGCGCATTTCATTTACCATCCGGCTTTGGTGGAGATGTTTTTTTTGTAATTTATTTGGGTGAAGAATGAAGCACCATATAAAGGTGATGTGTTCTCTGGGCATCCTTTTCGCCTTGACCTGCATGCTGGTCCTGTTCTATTCCGACTCGCGCCAGAGCCTGATCTGCCAAACGTCGTGTCAAAAAAGTGGCGCCGATTACATCCTCTATTTTAAGCACTCCGAACGCGAGAACCGCAAGTTGAACGTCTTGAATCTGCGCCCCGGCCGGATCTTCATCCAGACCCACCCGAAAATGAACGGCCTGGAAATTGTGACCTATGATGATGCGGTCGAGAAAGCCGAAAAGGTGAATGAGAGCCTTTTCAAAAAATCGCTGCAAAAAAACCTGGTCGTCACCTCCATCCGCTTTTTCCCCAAATCGACCTCCATAAGCCGGATCGACGTCACCATCGCGCGCAAGCCGGTTTACTCTGTTTTTTTTATCTGGTTACAGTTTGTGTTTCTTTTTTTACTTTTTTGCATCGGCTGGCTGACCCTCTATTTTCTTTATTCACTGATCGTCGCCAGAGAGAATATGGCCGACCTTTCCCCGCATATGCTGTTCGTGCCGATTCTCCTGCTTTTTCTGACCTTGTTCATCTATTTTGTTTTGAACCTGGGCGAATTCCTTAATCCTTTCAACTTCTACCCCCCAGTGCAATTTTTCGGCCGGACGGCTTTGTTCAATACTGGGTTGACCGCAGTCTTGCTTTTATTGTTTGCCATTTTTTCTTTAAGGCGCAAGGGGGAAAAACTTCCGTTTGTTTTGCCGGTCGTCGTCGCTCTGCCGATATTCCTGATCAAGATCCCCTTCGCCATAACGGCCAGCGCCGACAGCCTACTCTGGGTCCTTAATTTGAACTTTCATCAGTCTGAGATCTCGTTTGCCGAAGCGCTGAGCCTGCTGCTGAACAAGTTGACCTTGCATCTCGCCAACCTGGTGACCCATGTCCGGGCCGAAACCTCATTGGCTTACACCGGAAAGCTCATCGGCGTCCTTTTCATCTTTTCCCTGTTTTATTTCGTCAATTCTTTCACCGCTCTCTCCTTCAGAAAAAAACTGCTATTTTTTGTACTGTTTTTGACTTTTGCTTTCAATGTGCTGCTTTTCGGCTTCCCCGAATTCCGTTATTATGCGCTCCCCTTTCTCATGCTTTCCTTTCTGGCGGCGAAAAAATACGTGGAGGCTGTCCAAGGCGATCTCAAGTACCTGACCGCTTCTGCCCTCCTGGCCGTCGTAGCGGGATTGTTCCACGGCACGGCCTTTTTTTCCTTTCCGGCCATCCTTTTACTGCCTTTGCTTAAACGCCAGGCCGGGGAAGGTAAAAAGAGCGCCTTCTATCTCAAGCATTATTCGGCCATCTTGTTCAGCGTGGGAACCGTTTTCATCATCTTTTTCGCGGCGATCAAGCTGTTCGACTATCAGCTGAGATTCAACACGACCGTCGGTGGATTCGACGGGCGCCAATTCATCTCCTTTCTTCCGCTCAACATCCATTTTCCCGATGCCGTCAATTTTCTGGAGGTCGGCTACTTCGGTTCTAGGACATGGATATTGCTGATCAGCGGTTCGTTCACGCTGCTCGTGTTCATCAGCAATTGGAAAAAGAAGATTTTATTGGCCACATCAGATTTCGTATTGTTCCTTTTCGGCTTGTCGCAATTCGTCATCGTCCTTTTCTGGGGATTCGACAACGGCATCAGCGAGTTTGATCTCTACCTGACGCCGCCGACCCTGCTCTACCTGTTTCTGCTCCGCTATTTGTCGGCGACGATCCGATCCGAAAAGGGCGCCTGGAAATACATTTGTATTTTTTCTTTCTTCTCGCCCTTTTATCCGCTCTTGCTAAAAGTGATAGCAGGTTAAGCCGCGGCGTTTGCCTTCGAAACAATGGGTGGGCTTTGTTTTTACGAAGACATATTATATAATGGCTGGAATTGAACCGCGAATTCATTTTGTCTACCATCACTATGTTTTCAGCCAACTCGGGTAGTAGTCACACTATGGTTTCAGCAATTTCATCCAGACGCTGAAACCATCTGGTGTGACTATACCAACACTGGATAGGTTTCGTTGCCCCCCGGGCATTTCGAAATCTATAGTGTTGGTATCGCGGAAAACATCAAGTGATGGTATACTTTCACTAGATGATTTCAACAACTTAAAAACTGGTTGAAATCATAGTGAAGGTATGTCCTTGTAGGGAGTAATGTTTTATGAAGGCAAAGAATGAGAAACAACCGGCCAGCCAGCCGGTCGTGCTGCTGACCGGCATTGCCGGTTTCATCGGCTTTCACTGCGCCCGCAGATTTTTGGCCGAGGGGCACCGGGTCATCGGCGTCGATAACGTCAACGATTATTACGACGTGGAGCTGAAATACGCCCGCCTGCGCCAACTGGGTTTTTCGGAAGCCGATACGGACCGGCTGCGCATCGAACCCGGGGCCAGGCTGGAGAAGGGAAACCTTGTGTTTTACAAGGCCGATCTGCAGGACCGCGAAAAGACCGCCACGATCTTCAATGACGAAAAACCCGAGCTGGTGGTCCACCTGGCCGCCCAGGCCGGTGTCCGCTATTCGCTGCAGAATCCGTGGGCCTACATGGAGAGCAACATCCTCGGCTTCATGAACATCCTGGAAAACTGCCGCCACCACCGAGTGCGGCATCTGGTCTACGCTTCCTCGTCCTCGGTCTACGGCAGCAACCTGACCCAGCCTTTTTCCGTGCAGCACAACGTCGATCACCCCATCTCACTCTATGCAGCCAGCAAGAAAGCCAACGAGCTGATGGCCCACAGCTACGCCCATCTTTTCCGCATCCCGGCCACCGGCCTGCGCTTCTTCACCGTCTACGGCCCGTGGGGGCGCCCCGACATGGCCCTTTATATCTTCACCGAGAAGATCATGCGCGGCGAAGCGATCGAGGTCTACAACTTCGGCAACATGGAAAGGGATTTCACCTATATCGACGACATCGTGGAAGGGGTCTGGCTGGTGCTGAACAAGATCCCGACCGGCGACGCTTCCTGGGACGGGAAAAAACCGAACCCAGCCACCTCGGCGGCGCCGCACCTGCTATTCAACATCGGCAACCAGCGGCCGGTCAGCCTGCTCCATTTCATCGAACTGATCGAAAAAAACCTCGGCCGCAAGGCCGAAAAAGTGCTCAAACCGCTGCAGCCCGGCGACGTGGTGTCGACCTGCGCCGATATTTCCGACCTGCGCCGCCACGTGGGCTACGCCCCGGCCACGACCATCGAGACGGGGGTGGCGCGCTTCAGCGAATGGTTCAAGGCCTATCATGGCAAGTAAGGACAGGCGGCATGGGGAGCGGAAGCTGGCGAACAAAGGAGAGGGAATGACATTCAGCAAGAACATCCTGTGCATCGGGGCCGGATACGTGGGTGGCCCGACCATGGCAATCATCGCCCTGAAATGCCCGGAATACAAGGTGACCGTCGTCGACGTCAACGAGGAGCGGATCGGGCGCTGGAATTCCGACGATCTGCCCATTTATGAACCCGGGCTCCTCGATGCGGTCCGGGGCGCACGCGGCCGCAACCTCTTTTTTTCCATTGACATCCCCGCCGGCATCCGCGAAGCCGACATCATCTTCGTCTCGGTCAACACCCCGACCAAGACCTTCGGCCTCGGCGCCGGCATGGCTTCCGACTTGCAGCACTGGGAAAAGACCGCCCACCAGATCGTCGCCTTTTCGGAAAAGCCCAAGCTCATTGTCGAAAAGAGTACCCTGCCGGTGCGCACCGCCGAGGCCATGGAGCGCATCCTCTCGGAGAACAAGAAAAACATCCATTTCGAAGTGGTCTCCAATCCCGAATTCCTGGCCGAGGGCACCGCGGTCAAGGACTTGCTCGAACCAGACCGCGTCCTGATCGGTTCGCAGCAGACCGAGTCGGGGCTTGCGGCGGCGCAGACGATCGTCGACATTTACGCCCACTGGGTGCCGGCCAAAAAGATCATCACCACCAACCTGTGGTCGGCCGAACTCTCCAAGCTGGTGGCCAATGCGTTCCTAGCTCAACGCATCTCCTCGATCAACGCCATCTCGGCCCTCTGCGAGAAAACCGACGCCGACGTCGCCGAGATCTCGTTCGCCGTCGGCAGCGACACGCGCATCGGCTCCCGCTTCATGAAGGCCAGCGTCGGTTTCGGCGGTTCCTGTTTCAAGAAGGACATCCTCAACCTGGTCTACATCTGTCGCGGCTACGGACTGAACGAGGTGGCCGATTACTGGGAAAAGGTGATCCGCATGAACGACTATCAGCAGGAACGCTTCGTGAAAAAGATCATCAAGGAGATGTTCAACACCATTGTCGGCAAGAAAATCGTGCTGCTGGGCTTCGCCTTCAAGGCCGACACCGGGGACACGCGCGAATCGCCGGGGATCTACGTGGCCAAGCAGCTGCTCGAGGAGCGGGCCGCACTGGTGATCTGCGATCCCCAGGCGCTGGAGAACGCCCGCAAGGACTTGGCCGGACAGGACCAGGGGGTGACCTACGAGCTCGATCCCTACCAGGCGGTCGAAAACGCCCATGCCATCGCCGTCATCACCGAGTGGGAGATTTTTAAAAAACTCAATTTCGAAAAGGTCTTTTCGGTCATGCAGAAACCGGCGTTCATCTTCGACGGCCGCAACATCCTCGATCACCAGCGGCTTTTCAAGATTGGTTTCAACGTTTTCCCGCTGGGCAAACCGAGCCTTACCCATTTTTAAACCCATGGAAAAAATCAAGGAGCAGTCATGTGTGGCATAATCGCTTATTGCGGCACGAGGAGTGCCGAGCCCATTCTACTTGACGGCCTTAAAAGGCTCGAATACCGCGGTTACGATTCGGCCGGCCTGGCCGTGGCCGAGAACAACCATATGTCCGTCATCCGCGCCGTGGGCAAAGTTTCCAACCTGGAAAAAAAGCGCTTGGGGCAGGCGCTCACCGGTTGCTACGGCATCGCCCACACGCGTTGGGCCACCCATGGCCGTCCTTCCGAACAGAATGCTCATCCGCATTGCGACTGCCGGGCGAAAATCAGCATTGCCCACAACGGCATCATCGAGAATTTCCAGGACCTGAAGGAAGAACTGATCGCGCAAGGGCATGTCTTCGCCTCGGAAACGGACAGCGAAGTCATGGCCCACCTGATCGAGAAGTATTTCGACGACGATCTGGAAACGGCGGTGCTGAAAACCGTCGAACGCCTGCAGGGGACCTTCGGTCTGGCCGTCATACACGCCGACATCGACCGCAAAATCGTCATGGTCAAGCGCGGCAGCCCGATCATCATCGGCATCGGTGAGGGCGAATATTTCGCCGCTTCCGATTCCAGCGCCCTGCTGCCCTACACCCAGAAGATCATCTCGCTTAATGACGATGAAATGGCGGTCCTGAACGCCGACGGCTATTACATCAAGAACCTGAACAACGAGTTCTTGCAGAAGGAAATCGAGATCCGCGCCGAGCGCGATTTTCTGGCCGACAAGAAAGGCTACGAGCATTTCATGCTCAAGGAGATATTCGAACAGCCCGAAAGCATCGAGAACGCCTTTCGCGGCCGCATCATCGAGGCGGAGGGCGTTTCCAAGCTGGG harbors:
- a CDS encoding HAD-IC family P-type ATPase produces the protein MKIYKLLDPEKIFCFARVKDTTDLFSRMVPPTLSLNGKGKITQKRIIHQLMEREKVSSTGLGNGIAIPLRTQLGNADSPDEVYEILAGSEDKEKYGFINLGKASIFEELQTSENGLKQEEAQKRLAAYGPNILKKIKQTPAYIKLLKNFVSIFAILLWIGGGLCFIPGVDMPQLGWAIFCVILVNAVFSFWQEYQAEKAIEALRKLLPQKSTILRDGRKIEIVASELVPGDIVFLEEGDAIPVDARLIEAYEMQVNNSSLTGESRPIYKMSEPIEDGDVLLWTEMPNVIFAGTSVSAGSGRAVVIGTGMNTEIGKIARLTQSVKKELSPLQKEMQKVVNIITSISVGLGITFFFLGKMVGGLSFIGAFIFTIGITVANIPEGLLPTLSLALAMGVQRMAKRNVLVKQLSSVETLGSTNVICTDKTGTLTTNQISVSKIFINQRMINVSGASYEPKGEFFDESGKTIDPAILWQDPAGRMFFASTVLCNTAHLLPPDADTHFWRIMGDPTEGSLIVLAKKAGIDIDALAREYQRVGHLPFESVRKRMSTINQSEDGGKVAFSKGAPLETLAHCNSILIDGEKREMTAEVRQTITRQNDVLARDGFRVLAIAYREDPELSGMSCYSNESVEKSLTFLALTAMIDPPRPEVPQAIAECHQAGIKVIMITGDYGLTAMSIAQQIGMIADPQKAVLVTGQEVADMDDQELKAILKKPVIFARMAPDQKMRIVSCLKDEGYIVAVTGDGVNDAPALKKADIGVALGLHANDVAKEAANMIILDDNFASIVAGIEEGRAVYANIRRFVTYIFASNVPELIPFILFVMFKIPLPLTVMQILAIDLGTDLIPALGLGVEAPEPGIMNHPPRSANERLINTRLFLRSYLFLGGIEAALCMMAYYFLYWTNGWRWGMPLAASGPVYIMATTMCLAGIVASQVGNVFCCRTDRQSIFKVGFFKNKLVLFGIVSEITLILIFVYTPFFQRVFGTAPLAFKDWAFLLTFSPIILLLEEGRKWLIRRRPLRKINTPLKAANI
- a CDS encoding NAD-dependent epimerase, with product MKAKNEKQPASQPVVLLTGIAGFIGFHCARRFLAEGHRVIGVDNVNDYYDVELKYARLRQLGFSEADTDRLRIEPGARLEKGNLVFYKADLQDREKTATIFNDEKPELVVHLAAQAGVRYSLQNPWAYMESNILGFMNILENCRHHRVRHLVYASSSSVYGSNLTQPFSVQHNVDHPISLYAASKKANELMAHSYAHLFRIPATGLRFFTVYGPWGRPDMALYIFTEKIMRGEAIEVYNFGNMERDFTYIDDIVEGVWLVLNKIPTGDASWDGKKPNPATSAAPHLLFNIGNQRPVSLLHFIELIEKNLGRKAEKVLKPLQPGDVVSTCADISDLRRHVGYAPATTIETGVARFSEWFKAYHGK
- a CDS encoding nucleotide sugar dehydrogenase, which translates into the protein MTFSKNILCIGAGYVGGPTMAIIALKCPEYKVTVVDVNEERIGRWNSDDLPIYEPGLLDAVRGARGRNLFFSIDIPAGIREADIIFVSVNTPTKTFGLGAGMASDLQHWEKTAHQIVAFSEKPKLIVEKSTLPVRTAEAMERILSENKKNIHFEVVSNPEFLAEGTAVKDLLEPDRVLIGSQQTESGLAAAQTIVDIYAHWVPAKKIITTNLWSAELSKLVANAFLAQRISSINAISALCEKTDADVAEISFAVGSDTRIGSRFMKASVGFGGSCFKKDILNLVYICRGYGLNEVADYWEKVIRMNDYQQERFVKKIIKEMFNTIVGKKIVLLGFAFKADTGDTRESPGIYVAKQLLEERAALVICDPQALENARKDLAGQDQGVTYELDPYQAVENAHAIAVITEWEIFKKLNFEKVFSVMQKPAFIFDGRNILDHQRLFKIGFNVFPLGKPSLTHF